The Bos indicus x Bos taurus breed Angus x Brahman F1 hybrid chromosome 3, Bos_hybrid_MaternalHap_v2.0, whole genome shotgun sequence genome includes a window with the following:
- the LOC113890443 gene encoding small proline-rich protein 2E-like codes for MSYQQQQCKQPCQPPPVVCPPKCPEPCPPPKCPEPCPPPKCPEPCPPPKCQQKCPPVPPPQQCQQKCPPKSK; via the coding sequence ATgtcttatcagcagcagcagtgcaagcaGCCCTGCCAGCCACCTCCAGTAGTGTGCCCTCCCAAGTGCCCTGAGCCTTGCCCACCTCCAAAGTGCCCTGAGCCCTGCCCACCTCCAAAGTGCCCTGAGCCTTGCCCACCTCCAAAGTGCCAGCAGAAATGCCCTCCTGTGCCACCTCCCCAACAATGCCAGCAGAAGTGCCCACCCAAAAGCAAGTAG